From the Priestia koreensis genome, one window contains:
- a CDS encoding M20 family metallopeptidase, protein MSTNVDLNEVKIENQRAQIKTNIEENKELYIQTSHQIHQRPEIGNQEFFASETLTNILKDAGFTVTINVAGHETGFIARKESVKEGPTIGFLAEYDALPGLGHACGHNIIGTTSVAAGIALSRLLEETGGNVVVFGTPAEEGGPNGSAKGSFVKNGLLQDVDAALMIHPSAQTSTTTSSLAVDPLDFHFYGKSAHAAGSPESGINALDAVIQLFNGINALRQQLPSDVRIHGIITHGGEAPNIIPDYASARFFIRASTWKRTEEVSEKVRNIANGAALATGAEVKIERFQNEVHDLVLNHTLDEVVKEELSLLGENVVSKNVKGIGSTDAGNVSHVTPTAHPYIKIGSDQLIAHTHEFREAAGSERGEQALLTGAKALALTGHRLLTDKELLRRIKTEFYQATNK, encoded by the coding sequence ATGTCGACAAATGTTGATCTTAACGAGGTAAAAATAGAAAATCAGCGTGCCCAAATTAAAACAAACATTGAAGAAAACAAAGAATTATATATTCAAACAAGTCATCAAATTCATCAACGTCCTGAAATCGGAAATCAGGAATTTTTTGCTTCAGAAACGTTGACCAATATTTTAAAGGATGCAGGATTTACCGTGACGATTAATGTAGCAGGGCATGAGACAGGATTTATAGCCAGAAAAGAATCCGTGAAAGAAGGACCTACAATTGGGTTTTTAGCAGAATATGATGCTCTCCCTGGGCTAGGGCATGCATGCGGACATAATATTATTGGGACGACAAGTGTTGCGGCTGGAATTGCTTTATCACGTTTGTTAGAAGAAACTGGTGGAAACGTAGTGGTATTTGGTACTCCAGCAGAAGAAGGAGGGCCAAACGGAAGTGCAAAGGGAAGTTTCGTTAAAAATGGACTTCTTCAAGATGTGGATGCAGCGCTAATGATTCATCCAAGTGCTCAAACATCTACTACTACTTCTAGTCTGGCGGTAGATCCATTAGATTTCCACTTTTACGGTAAGTCGGCTCACGCTGCGGGTTCACCAGAGAGCGGAATTAATGCATTAGATGCAGTCATTCAATTGTTTAACGGAATTAATGCTCTTCGCCAGCAATTACCGAGCGATGTGAGAATTCATGGAATTATTACACACGGTGGAGAAGCTCCTAATATTATTCCGGATTATGCTTCAGCTAGATTTTTCATTCGGGCAAGTACGTGGAAACGAACAGAAGAGGTTTCGGAGAAGGTACGAAATATCGCAAATGGTGCCGCACTAGCTACGGGAGCAGAAGTGAAAATTGAACGCTTCCAAAATGAAGTGCATGATCTAGTGTTAAATCACACGCTTGATGAAGTAGTAAAAGAAGAACTGAGTCTGTTAGGTGAAAATGTCGTAAGTAAAAATGTAAAAGGAATTGGTTCAACAGACGCAGGAAACGTCAGTCATGTTACACCAACTGCTCATCCTTACATTAAGATTGGTTCGGATCAATTGATTGCTCATACTCATGAGTTTAGAGAAGCTGCTGGTTCTGAACGAGGTGAACAGGCTTTACTAACTGGGGCAAAAGCGTTAGCTCTTACAGGCCACCGCTTACTAACAGATAAAGAATTGTTACGCCGTATCAAAACGGAATTTTATCAAGCGACAAATAAATGA